Proteins from a single region of Ziziphus jujuba cultivar Dongzao chromosome 1, ASM3175591v1:
- the LOC107435207 gene encoding inositol-phosphate phosphatase, producing the protein MAEIDSVDEFLAVAVDAAKIAGEVIRKGFYQTKHVEHKGQVDLVTETDKACEDLIFNHLKKHFPTHKFIGEETTAANGVTELTDEPTWIVDPLDGTTNFVHGFPFVCISIGLTIGKVPTVGVVYNPIINELFTGVHGKGAFLNGNPIKVSSQDELVKSLLATEAGTKRDKLTIDATTNRINSLLYKVRSLRMSGSCALNLCGIACGRLDLFYELGFGGPWDVAGGAVIVKEAGGLVYDPSGKDFDITSQRVAASNPLLKDAFIKALQESE; encoded by the exons ATGGCAGAAATTG ATTCGGTAGACGAGTTCCTCGCCGTTGCAGTTGATGCAGCCAAGATAGCTGGAGAG GTAATTCGTAAAGGGTTCTATCAGACCAAACATGTGGAGCATAAAGGCCAG GTGGATTTGGTCACAGAAACTGACAAGGCATGTGAAGATCTCATATTTAATCATCTTAAGAAACATTTCCCCACGCACAAG TTCATTGGAGAGGAAACTACTGCTGCTAATGGTGTTACAGAGCTAACTGATGAACCCACTTGGATAGTTGATCCTCTGGATGGAACCACAAACTTTGTGCATGG ATTTCCATTTGTGTGCATCTCCATTGGTCTTACAATTGGAAAGGTTCCCACAGTTGGTGTTGTTTACAATCCAATAATTAATGAG CTTTTCACTGGAGTCCATGGAAAAGGTGCTTTTCTGAATGGAAATCCAATAAAAG TGTCATCTCAAGATGAACTTGTAAAGTCTCTTCTTGCAACTGAG GCAGGAACAAAACGTGATAAGTTGACAATAGATGCTACTACAAACAGAATTAATAGCTTACTTTATAAG GTGAGATCTCTTCGGATGAGTGGCTCCTGTGCATTGAATCTCTGTGGAATTGCATGCGGGAGGCTTGATCTGTTTTACGAACTTGGATTTGGGGGTCCTTG GGATGTGGCCGGTGGTGCTGTTATTGTTAAAGAAGCTGGGGGACTTGTATATGATCC ATCTGGTAAGGACTTTGACATCACATCTCAAAGAGTAGCAGCTTCAAACCCTCTGCTTAAGGATGCATTTATCAAGGCATTGCAGGAGTCGGAATGA
- the LOC107434860 gene encoding inositol transporter 4 isoform X1: protein MEGGAHGTDRTEFTECWRTTWRTPYIMRLALSAGIGGLLFGYDTGVISGALLYIRDDFRQVDKKTWLQETIVSMAVAGAIIGAAFGGWMNDAIGRKKSILAADVVFFFGAIVMAIAPAPWVIIIGRILVGLGVGMASMTSPLYISEASPARIRGALVSTNGFLITGGQFLSYLINLAFTKAKGTWRWMLGVAGLPALVQFILMLSLPESPRWLYRKDKVEEARAILQKIYPANQVENEMEALRTSIEAEKAEEGIIGEGFIVKLKGAFSNTVVRRGLYAGITVQVAQQFVGINTVMYYSPTIVQFAGFASNQTALALSLITSGLNCVGTVISMCFIDRYGRRRLMIISMFGIIICLVALAAVFFQAASNSPAISSYESTHFGNNSTCSAYISAPNPSSWDCMKCLKAECAFCAHKASKHQPGACLASENHIRDLCRGEHRVWYAQGCPSKVGFLAVILLGLYIICYAPGIGTVPWIVNSEIYPLRYRGTGGGIAAVSNWTANLLVSETFLTLTKALGSAGTFLLFAGFSVIGLTAIYFLVPETKGMPFEQVEKMLEKGYRPKAFRHKDKDVREGKNVELQNTH, encoded by the exons ATGGAAGGGGGCGCCCACGGTACCGATAGGACTGAGTTCACAGAGTGCTGGCGTACAACATGGAGAACTCCATACATCATGCGGCTTGCACTCTCTGCTGGAATTGGGGGCCTACTTTTCGGATATGACACTG GTGTAATTTCTGGTGCCCTTCTTTACATTCGTGACGATTTCAGACAAGTTGATAAGAAAACATGGCTACAG GAAACCATTGTGAGTATGGCTGTTGCAGGTGCTATCATTGGTGCTGCATTTGGTGGATGGATGAACGACGCCATTGGCCGGAAAAAATCAATCTTAGCCGCAGATGTAGTGTTCTTTTTTGGTGCAATAGTTATGGCAATAGCTCCAGCTCCCTGGGTAATTATAATAGGAAGAATATTGGTTGGTTTAGGAGTAGGAATGGCTTCCATGACATCACCCCTTTATATTTCAGAAGCTTCTCCTGCTAGAATTAGAGGAGCCCTTGTTAGTACCAACGGTTTTCTAATTACAGGAGGACAATTTTTGTCGTACCTCATCAATCTGGCTTTCACCAag GCTAAAGGAACCTGGCGTTGGATGCTTGGGGTAGCAGGACTCCCAGCTCTGGTTCAGTTCATATTGATGTTGTCACTTCCTGAGTCTCCTAGATGGCTTTACAGAAAG GACAAGGTAGAAGAGGCAAGGGCCATATTGCAGAAAATTTATCCGGCCAACCAAGTAGAAAACGAAATGGAAGCCTTGCGTACGTCTATCGAAGCTGAGAAAGCTGAGGAAGGAATTATTGGGGAGGGATTCATAGTGAAATTGAAGGGCGCTTTCAGCAACACAGTGGTCCGAAGAGGACTCTATGCAGGCATCACCGTTCAAGTGGCGCAGCAATTCGTTGGTATAAATACTGTCATGTATTATAGTCCAACAATTGTTCAATTTGCTGGTTTTGCTTCCAACCAGACGGCTCTTGCACTTTCACTCATCACTTCTGGTCTCAATTGTGTTGGAACTGTAATTAGTATGTGCTTTATTGATAGATATGGAAGGAGAAGGCTAATGATTATTTCTATGTTTGGAATCATTATTTGCCTTGTGGCTTTAGCTGCTGTGTTCTTTCAGGCCGCTTCTAATTCTCCTGCTATTAGTAGCTACGAGTCCACTCATTTCGGTAACAACTCCACATGTTCCGCTTATATCTCGGCCCCAAATCCTTCCTCATGGGACTGCATGAAGTGTTTGAAAGCTGAATGCGCCTTCTGTGCTCATAAAGCAAGCAAA CATCAACCAGGAGCTTGCTTAGCTTCAGAAAATCACATCAGAGACTTGTGCAGGGGAGAACATCGAGTATGGTATGCACAAGGATGTCCAAGCAAGGTTGGATTCTTGGCAGTTATCTTGCTTGGTCTCTACATTATTTGTTATGCCCCTGGAATAGGAACTGTGCCTTGGATTGTGAACTCGGAGATATATCCACTGAGATATAGAGGTACAGGTGGAGGAATAGCTGCAGTTTCTAACTGGACTGCAAATCTTCTAGTGAGTGAGACCTTCTTGACTCTGACTAAAGCTCTAGGCTCTGCCGGCACGTTTCTCCTCTTCGCCGGATTTTCTGTCATCGGACTTACAGCCATTTACTTCCTTGTGCCTGAAACCAAAGGGATGCCATTCGAGCAGGTCGAAAAGATGCTTGAGAAAGGCTACAGACCTAAAGCATTTCGTCACAAGGATAAGGATGTGCGAGAAGGCAAGAATGTAGAATTACAAAACACTCATTAA
- the LOC107434860 gene encoding inositol transporter 4 isoform X2 has product MATGNHCEYGCCRCYHWCCIWWMDERRHWPEKINLSRRCSVLFWCNSYGNSSSSLEASPARIRGALVSTNGFLITGGQFLSYLINLAFTKAKGTWRWMLGVAGLPALVQFILMLSLPESPRWLYRKDKVEEARAILQKIYPANQVENEMEALRTSIEAEKAEEGIIGEGFIVKLKGAFSNTVVRRGLYAGITVQVAQQFVGINTVMYYSPTIVQFAGFASNQTALALSLITSGLNCVGTVISMCFIDRYGRRRLMIISMFGIIICLVALAAVFFQAASNSPAISSYESTHFGNNSTCSAYISAPNPSSWDCMKCLKAECAFCAHKASKHQPGACLASENHIRDLCRGEHRVWYAQGCPSKVGFLAVILLGLYIICYAPGIGTVPWIVNSEIYPLRYRGTGGGIAAVSNWTANLLVSETFLTLTKALGSAGTFLLFAGFSVIGLTAIYFLVPETKGMPFEQVEKMLEKGYRPKAFRHKDKDVREGKNVELQNTH; this is encoded by the exons ATGGCTACAG GAAACCATTGTGAGTATGGCTGTTGCAGGTGCTATCATTGGTGCTGCATTTGGTGGATGGATGAACGACGCCATTGGCCGGAAAAAATCAATCTTAGCCGCAGATGTAGTGTTCTTTTTTGGTGCAATAGTTATGGCAATAGCTCCAGCTCCCTGG AAGCTTCTCCTGCTAGAATTAGAGGAGCCCTTGTTAGTACCAACGGTTTTCTAATTACAGGAGGACAATTTTTGTCGTACCTCATCAATCTGGCTTTCACCAag GCTAAAGGAACCTGGCGTTGGATGCTTGGGGTAGCAGGACTCCCAGCTCTGGTTCAGTTCATATTGATGTTGTCACTTCCTGAGTCTCCTAGATGGCTTTACAGAAAG GACAAGGTAGAAGAGGCAAGGGCCATATTGCAGAAAATTTATCCGGCCAACCAAGTAGAAAACGAAATGGAAGCCTTGCGTACGTCTATCGAAGCTGAGAAAGCTGAGGAAGGAATTATTGGGGAGGGATTCATAGTGAAATTGAAGGGCGCTTTCAGCAACACAGTGGTCCGAAGAGGACTCTATGCAGGCATCACCGTTCAAGTGGCGCAGCAATTCGTTGGTATAAATACTGTCATGTATTATAGTCCAACAATTGTTCAATTTGCTGGTTTTGCTTCCAACCAGACGGCTCTTGCACTTTCACTCATCACTTCTGGTCTCAATTGTGTTGGAACTGTAATTAGTATGTGCTTTATTGATAGATATGGAAGGAGAAGGCTAATGATTATTTCTATGTTTGGAATCATTATTTGCCTTGTGGCTTTAGCTGCTGTGTTCTTTCAGGCCGCTTCTAATTCTCCTGCTATTAGTAGCTACGAGTCCACTCATTTCGGTAACAACTCCACATGTTCCGCTTATATCTCGGCCCCAAATCCTTCCTCATGGGACTGCATGAAGTGTTTGAAAGCTGAATGCGCCTTCTGTGCTCATAAAGCAAGCAAA CATCAACCAGGAGCTTGCTTAGCTTCAGAAAATCACATCAGAGACTTGTGCAGGGGAGAACATCGAGTATGGTATGCACAAGGATGTCCAAGCAAGGTTGGATTCTTGGCAGTTATCTTGCTTGGTCTCTACATTATTTGTTATGCCCCTGGAATAGGAACTGTGCCTTGGATTGTGAACTCGGAGATATATCCACTGAGATATAGAGGTACAGGTGGAGGAATAGCTGCAGTTTCTAACTGGACTGCAAATCTTCTAGTGAGTGAGACCTTCTTGACTCTGACTAAAGCTCTAGGCTCTGCCGGCACGTTTCTCCTCTTCGCCGGATTTTCTGTCATCGGACTTACAGCCATTTACTTCCTTGTGCCTGAAACCAAAGGGATGCCATTCGAGCAGGTCGAAAAGATGCTTGAGAAAGGCTACAGACCTAAAGCATTTCGTCACAAGGATAAGGATGTGCGAGAAGGCAAGAATGTAGAATTACAAAACACTCATTAA
- the LOC107435206 gene encoding cytochrome b561 and DOMON domain-containing protein At5g47530, whose product MLKILVALSLIASSSLFSTCYAQTCNSHTFSSNQNFATCNDLPYLNSFLYWNYDQATGKLQMAFRQTGVTSSTWVSWAINPTAAQMPGSQCLVAYPKSDGTPHVYTSPIGNSYSTSLAEGNLTYQVSDLTATYQNSEMVIFATWSLPTTTATINQVWQSGPLSGGNPGQHGSAAANLNSKGTVNLLSGQTQSQAGGNSRTRKRNIHGVLNAVSWGILMPLGAIIARYLKVFKSADPAWFYLHITCQTSAYIIGVAGWATGLKLGSDNGKIQYDAHRNIGITLFCLGTLQVFALLLRPKPDHKYRLYWNIYHHTVGYVVIILSIINIFKGLDILDPEKKWKDSYIGIIIALGAIAVLLEAYTWFIVLKRKRSEGKVQYNGTNGVNGHGARQQQGV is encoded by the exons ATGTTGAAGATCTTGGTAGCTTTATCATTGATAGCTTCATCATCACTGTTTTCCACATGCTATGCTCAAACATGCAACAGCCACACCTTCTCTAGCAACCAAAACTTCGCTACCTGCAATGATCTTCCATATCTGAACTCTTTCCTCTATTGGAATTACGACCAGGCTACAGGGAAGCTCCAAATGGCGTTCAGACAAACTGGGGTCACATCGTCCACGTGGGTTTCATGGGCTATCAACCCGACCGCCGCACAAATGCCCGGCTCCCAATGTCTGGTCGCGTACCCGAAATCCGATGGCACACCGCATGTGTACACGTCGCCTATTGGGAACAGTTATAGTACTAGTTTGGCCGAAGGGAATTTGACTTACCAAGTTTCCGATCTAACGGCCACGTATCAGAACAGTGAGATGGTAATCTTTGCCACCTGGTCGCTTCCGACAACCACCGCCACAATCAACCAGGTTTGGCAATCGGGTCCGCTTTCTGGAGGCAATCCTGGACAACATGGTAGCGCCGCAGCTAATCTGAATTCCAAAGGTACCGTTAATCTGCTTTCTGGCCAAACCCAAAGCCAAGCAGGTGGAAACTCCAGAACCAGAAAGAGaaat ATACATGGAGTTCTAAATGCAGTGAGTTGGGGTATCTTGATGCCACTTGGTGCTATAATAGCAAGGTACTTGAAGGTATTCAAATCTGCAGACCCCGCATGGTTTTACCTTCATATCACCTGCCAAACCTCCGCTTACATCATCGGGGTCGCCGGCTGGGCTACCGGTCTCAAACTCGGAAGCGACAACGGCAAAATCCAGTATGACGCCCATAGGAACATTGGCATAACCCTTTTCTGCCTTGGCACACTTCAG GTATTTGCTTTGCTTCTGAGGCCCAAGCCAGATCACAAATACAGATTGTACTGGAATATCTATCATCACACAGTTGGATACGTAGTCATAATCCTAAGCATCATCAACATATTTAAGGGATTAGACATCTTGGACCCTGAGAAGAAATGGAAAGATTCTTATATTGGAATTATCATTGCCTTGGGAGCTATTGCTGTGTTGTTGGAAGCTTACACATGGTTTATTGTGCTGAAGAGGAAGAGATCAGAAGGAAAAGTGCAGTACAATGGAACTAATGGTGTCAATGGCCATGGTGCTAGGCAACAACAGGGAGTATAG
- the LOC107434861 gene encoding U-box domain-containing protein 4 produces MVSLEDSHTGSNRFPLGRNYYTTSSVSSSKIHRHSGRSMRTIRSSIFQDDNNSCSFAGSAPRVSGCVSENLTDSVVDMRLGELATRANKAAVSSSPTDDFLDLSQAFSDFSACSSDISGELQRLACLPSAENAPKNESDENTPEPEPCMGFLQRETFSTEIIESISPEDLQPTVKICVDSLQSPSVAVKRSAAAKLRLLAKNRADNRVLIGESGAVPSLIPLLRCSDPWTQEHAVTALLNLSLHEVNKVLITNAGAIKSLVYVLKTGTETSKQNAACALLSLALVEENKSSIGACGAIPPLVSLLLNGSTRGKKDALTTLYKLCSINPNKERAVSAGAVKPLVTLVAEQGTGLAEKAMVILSSLAAIEEGKDAIVEEGGIAALVEAIEDGSVKGKEFAVLTLLQLCADSVRNRGLLVREGGIPPLVALSQTGSVRAKHKAETLLGYLRESRQEASSSSP; encoded by the exons ATGGTTTCGCTGGAGGATTCACATACCGGTTCGAATCGGTTCCCGTTGGGCCGGAACTACTATACGACGTCGTCTGTTTCGTCgtccaaaattcacagacaTAGCGGTCGCTCTATGCGAACCATACGCTCCAGCATCTTCCAGGACGACAACAATAGCTGCTCCTTCGCCGGTTCGGCCCCCAGGGTTTCCGGTTGCGTGTCGGAGAACTTAACCGATTCGGTTGTCGACATGAGGCTCGGCGAGCTAGCCACTCGCGCCAACAAAGCCGCTGTCTCTTCTTCGCCCACCGACGACTTTCTCGACCTTTCGCAGGCCTTCAGTGATTTCTCAGCCTGCAGCAGCGACATCTCCGGCGAGTTGCAGAGGCTCGCCTGCTTGCCGTCAGCGGAAAACGCGCCTAAGAACGAGTCCGATGAGAACACGCCTGAACCCGAACCCTGCATGGGGTTTCTGCAAAGAGAGACCTTCTCGACGGAGATAATCGAGAGCATATCGCCTGAAGATCTCCAACCGACGGTCAAGATCTGTGTCGACAGTCTCCAATCACCATCTGTTGCGGTGAAGCGATCCGCTGCGGCGAAGCTCAGACTGTTAGCGAAGAACCGGGCCGATAACCGTGTTCTGATTGGGGAGTCCGGTGCGGTCCCTTCTCTGATTCCTCTGCTCCGTTGCAGCGATCCCTGGACGCAAGAGCACGCCGTAACTGCCCTATTGAATCTCTCTCTCCACGAGGTGAACAAGGTTCTGATTACAAATGCCGGAGCGATAAAGTCGCTGGTCTATGTCCTCAAGACCGGCACTGAGACTTCGAAGCAGAACGCGGCCTGTGCGCTTCTCAGCCTGGCTTTAGTGGAGGAAAACAAGAGCTCCATTGGAGCTTGCGGAGCTATTCCGCCTTTGGTTTCTTTACTGCTGAATGGATCCACTAGGGGTAAGAAAGACGCTTTGACAACTCTTTACAAGCTCTGCTCCATAAATCCGAACAAGGAGAGGGCAGTGAGTGCTGGTGCAGTGAAGCCCCTTGTGACTTTGGTTGCAGAGCAAGGGACGGGGCTGGCAGAGAAGGCAATGGTGATTCTGAGCAGCTTGGCTGCTATCGAGGAAGGTAAAGATGCGATTGTAGAAGAAGGTGGGATTGCGGCTCTTGTGGAAGCCATTGAAGATGGGTCTGTGAAAGGGAAAGAGTTCGCGGTGTTGACGCTGCTTCAGCTTTGTGCTGATAGTGTGAGGAACAGAGGATTGCTGGTTAGGGAAGGTGGTATTCCTCCTTTGGTTGCTCTTTCTCAGACTGGTAGTGTTCGAGCCAAGCACAAG GCTGAGACCCTTCTTGGGTACTTGAGAGAATCCAGACAAGAAGCATCGTCATCAAGTCCgtga